One genomic region from Populus nigra chromosome 8, ddPopNigr1.1, whole genome shotgun sequence encodes:
- the LOC133701923 gene encoding alpha,alpha-trehalose-phosphate synthase [UDP-forming] 5-like isoform X1 produces the protein MVSRSYSNLLDLASGDAPNFGRERKRLPRVATVAGILTDLDDENSVSSDAPSSVSQERMIIVGNQLPLRAHRSPDGSGGWCFSWDEDSLLLQLKDGLGEDVEVIYVGSLKEEIAPSEQDDVAQTLLETFKCVPAFIPPDLFSKFYHGFCKQHLWPLFHYMLPLSPDLGGRFDRSLWQAYVSVNKIFADKVMEVISPDDDYVWVHDYHLMVLPTFLRKRFNRVKLGFFLHSPFPSSEIYRTLPVRDELLRALLNSDLIGFHTFDYARHFLSCCSRMLGLSYQSKRGYIGLEYYGRTVSIKILPVGIHIGQLQSVLNLPETESKVTELHDRFRGQTVMLGVDDMDIFKGISLKLLAMEQLLTQHPNKRGEVVLVQIANPARGRGRDVQEVQSETKAAVRRINETFGSPGYTPVVLIDSPLQFYERIAYYTIAECCLVTAVRDGMNLIPYEYIICRQGNEKLDETLGLNPSAPRKSMLVVSEFIGCSPSLSGAIRVNPWNIDSVTEAMNSALIVPEPEKQMRHEKHHRYVSTHDVAYWAHSFLQDLERACRDHVRRRCWGIGFGLGFRVIALDPNFRKLSVEHIVSAYKRTKNRAILLDYDGTMILPSSISRTPNMEAVGVLNSLCTDPKNVVFLVSGKDRETLTEWFSSCEKLGIAAEHGYFMRTNHDVEWETCVSVPDFDWKCIADPVMKLYTETTDGSSIETKESALVWNYQYADPDFGSCQAKELLDHLESVLANEPVTVKSGQHIVEVKPQGVNKGLVAERLLEIMEQKGMLPDFVLCIGDDRSDEDMFEVIMSARSGPSLSPVAEVFACTVGRKPSKAKYYLEDTSEILRMLQGLASASEQVARSAPQSSQQVIIDRE, from the exons ATGGTTTCAAGATCATATTCCAACCTCTTAGATCTTGCTTCTGGTGATGCTCCAAATTTTGGTCGTGAGAGGAAGAGGCTTCCTCGAGTGGCAACTGTTGCTGGGATACTGACTGATCTAGATGATGAAAACAGTGTTAGCTCTGATGCCCCCTCCTCTGTCTCTCAAGAACGGATGATTATTGTGGGAAACCAGCTTCCCCTTCGGGCACATCGAAGTCCAGATGGCAGTGGAGGGTGGTGCTTTAGCTGGGATGAGGACTCGCTTCTCTTACAACTCAAAGATGGCCTTGGAGAAGATGTTGAAGTTATCTATGTTGGTTCTCTTAAAGAAGAGATTGCACCTAGTGAGCAAGATGATGTAGCCCAAACATTGCTCGAAACTTTTAAATGTGTCCCGGCATTTATCCCTCCTGACCTTTTTTCTAAATTCTATCATGGATTCTGTAAACAACATCTGTGGCCTTTATTTCACTACATGCTCCCTTTATCACCAGATCTTGGTGGCCGGTTTGACAGGTCCCTTTGGCAAGCCTATGTTTCTGTTAACAAAATATTTGCAGACAAAGTTATGGAAGTGATTAGTCCTGACGATGATTATGTGTGGGTTCATGACTACCATTTGATGGTTTTGCCAACATTTTTGAGGAAGAGATTTAATAGGGTGAAGCTTGGTTTCTTCCTCCACAGTCCATTCCCATCTTCTGAAATATATAGGACACTTCCTGTACGGGATGAACTTTTGAGAGCACTTCTCAACTCTGACCTCATTGGTTTTCATACCTTTGATTATGCAAGGCACTTCCTCTCTTGTTGCAGTAGAATGCTTGGTCTTTCTTATCAATCTAAGCGAGGTTACATAGGGCTTGAGTATTATGGCCGGACAGTCAGCATCAAGATTCTCCCTGTTGGGATTCACATTGGTCAGCTTCAATCTGTGCTTAATCTTCCCGAGACAGAATCTAAGGTTACAGAGCTACATGATCGGTTTAGGGGTCAAACTGTTATGCTAGGGGTTGATGACATGGACATCTTCAAAGGAATCAGCCTGAAACTTTTGGCCATGGAACAGTTGCTCACCCAACATCCTAATAAGAGGGGTGAAGTTGTATTGGTTCAAATTGCAAACCCAGCAAGGGGCCGAGGAAGGGATGTACAGGAGGTCCAATCTGAAACCAAGGCTGCAGTGAGGAGGATTAATGAGACATTTGGAAGTCCAGGATATACTCCAGTGGTTTTGATTGACAGCCCGCTACAGTTTTATGAGCGCATTGCTTATTACACAATTGCCGAGTGTTGTCTTGTTACAGCGGTGAGGGATGGGATGAATCTGATACCCTATGAATATATTATATGTCGACAAGGAAATGAGAAGCTGGATGAGACATTAGGACTAAACCCATCAGCCCCAAGAAAGAGCATGCTGGTTGTTTCAGAGTTTATTGGATGCTCCCCATCACTAAGTGGGGCAATTCGAGTAAATCCATGGAATATTGATTCTGTAACTGAAGCCATGAATTCTGCCCTGATAGTCCCGGAGCCTGAAAAACAGATGCGACACGAGAAGCACCATAGGTATGTGAGTACGCATGATGTTGCATATTGGGCTCATAGTTTTTTGCAGGATCTTGAAAGGGCATGTAGGGATCATGTGAGGAGGAGGTGCTGGGGAATTGGTTTTGGTTTAGGTTTTCGAGTCATTGCCTTGGATCCAAATTTCAGAAAACTTTCAGTTGAACATATTGTTTCTGCCTATAAGAGGACCAAAAACCGGGCTATTCTATTGGATTACGATGGTACTATGATACTGCCAAGTTCAATTAGTAGGACTCCAAACATGGAGGCTGTTGGAGTCTTGAACAGCTTGTGTACAGACCCTAAgaatgttgttttccttgttagTGGGAAAGACAGGGAAACTCTTACTGAATGGTTTTCTTCTTGTGAAAAGCTTGGAATTGCTGCAGAGCATGGTTATTTTATGAG GACCAATCATGATGTGGAATGGGAAACATGTGTGTCTGTACCAGATTTTGATTGGAAATGTATCGCTGATCCAGTAATGAAACTATACACTGAAACAACTGATGGTTCTTCCATTGAAACAAAAGAGAGTGCACTTGTTTGGAATTACCAGTATGCAGATCCAGATTTTGGTTCGTGCCAGGCTAAGGAGCTTCTAGATCATCTGGAAAGTGTTCTTGCCAATGAACCAGTTACTGTCAAGAGCGGTCAACACATTGTAGAGGTTAAACCTCAG GGGGTCAACAAAGGTCTGGTGGCCGAACGCCTCCTAGAAATAATGGAACAGAAGGGAATGCTTCCCGATTTTGTTCTCTGCATTGGGGATGACCGGTCTGATGAGGACATGTTTGAGGTGATAATGAGTGCAAGATCTGGCCCCTCTCTTTCCCCAGTTGCTGAAGTGTTTGCATGCACTGTTGGCCGAAAACCCAGCAAGGCCAAGTACTATTTGGAAGACACATCCGAGATTTTGAGAATGCTGCAAGGTCTTGCCAGTGCTTCGGAGCAGGTTGCTAGAAGTGCCCCCCAATCCTCTCAGCAAGTGATTATTGACAGAGAGTAA
- the LOC133701923 gene encoding alpha,alpha-trehalose-phosphate synthase [UDP-forming] 5-like isoform X2 gives MVSRSYSNLLDLASGDAPNFGRERKRLPRVATVAGILTDLDDENSVSSDAPSSVSQERMIIVGNQLPLRAHRSPDGSGGWCFSWDEDSLLLQLKDGLGEDVEVIYVGSLKEEIAPSEQDDVAQTLLETFKCVPAFIPPDLFSKFYHGFCKQHLWPLFHYMLPLSPDLGGRFDRSLWQAYVSVNKIFADKVMEVISPDDDYVWVHDYHLMVLPTFLRKRFNRVKLGFFLHSPFPSSEIYRTLPVRDELLRALLNSDLIGFHTFDYARHFLSCCSRMLGLSYQSKRGYIGLEYYGRTVSIKILPVGIHIGQLQSVLNLPETESKVTELHDRFRGQTVMLGVDDMDIFKGISLKLLAMEQLLTQHPNKRGEVVLVQIANPARGRGRDVQEVQSETKAAVRRINETFGSPGYTPVVLIDSPLQFYERIAYYTIAECCLVTAVRDGMNLIPYEYIICRQGNEKLDETLGLNPSAPRKSMLVVSEFIGCSPSLSGAIRVNPWNIDSVTEAMNSALIVPEPEKQMRHEKHHRYVSTHDVAYWAHSFLQDLERACRDHVRRRCWGIGFGLGFRVIALDPNFRKLSVEHIVSAYKRTKNRAILLDYDGTMILPSSISRTPNMEAVGVLNSLCTDPKNVVFLVSGKDRETLTEWFSSCEKLGIAAEHGYFMSYVEKKIMDNVA, from the exons ATGGTTTCAAGATCATATTCCAACCTCTTAGATCTTGCTTCTGGTGATGCTCCAAATTTTGGTCGTGAGAGGAAGAGGCTTCCTCGAGTGGCAACTGTTGCTGGGATACTGACTGATCTAGATGATGAAAACAGTGTTAGCTCTGATGCCCCCTCCTCTGTCTCTCAAGAACGGATGATTATTGTGGGAAACCAGCTTCCCCTTCGGGCACATCGAAGTCCAGATGGCAGTGGAGGGTGGTGCTTTAGCTGGGATGAGGACTCGCTTCTCTTACAACTCAAAGATGGCCTTGGAGAAGATGTTGAAGTTATCTATGTTGGTTCTCTTAAAGAAGAGATTGCACCTAGTGAGCAAGATGATGTAGCCCAAACATTGCTCGAAACTTTTAAATGTGTCCCGGCATTTATCCCTCCTGACCTTTTTTCTAAATTCTATCATGGATTCTGTAAACAACATCTGTGGCCTTTATTTCACTACATGCTCCCTTTATCACCAGATCTTGGTGGCCGGTTTGACAGGTCCCTTTGGCAAGCCTATGTTTCTGTTAACAAAATATTTGCAGACAAAGTTATGGAAGTGATTAGTCCTGACGATGATTATGTGTGGGTTCATGACTACCATTTGATGGTTTTGCCAACATTTTTGAGGAAGAGATTTAATAGGGTGAAGCTTGGTTTCTTCCTCCACAGTCCATTCCCATCTTCTGAAATATATAGGACACTTCCTGTACGGGATGAACTTTTGAGAGCACTTCTCAACTCTGACCTCATTGGTTTTCATACCTTTGATTATGCAAGGCACTTCCTCTCTTGTTGCAGTAGAATGCTTGGTCTTTCTTATCAATCTAAGCGAGGTTACATAGGGCTTGAGTATTATGGCCGGACAGTCAGCATCAAGATTCTCCCTGTTGGGATTCACATTGGTCAGCTTCAATCTGTGCTTAATCTTCCCGAGACAGAATCTAAGGTTACAGAGCTACATGATCGGTTTAGGGGTCAAACTGTTATGCTAGGGGTTGATGACATGGACATCTTCAAAGGAATCAGCCTGAAACTTTTGGCCATGGAACAGTTGCTCACCCAACATCCTAATAAGAGGGGTGAAGTTGTATTGGTTCAAATTGCAAACCCAGCAAGGGGCCGAGGAAGGGATGTACAGGAGGTCCAATCTGAAACCAAGGCTGCAGTGAGGAGGATTAATGAGACATTTGGAAGTCCAGGATATACTCCAGTGGTTTTGATTGACAGCCCGCTACAGTTTTATGAGCGCATTGCTTATTACACAATTGCCGAGTGTTGTCTTGTTACAGCGGTGAGGGATGGGATGAATCTGATACCCTATGAATATATTATATGTCGACAAGGAAATGAGAAGCTGGATGAGACATTAGGACTAAACCCATCAGCCCCAAGAAAGAGCATGCTGGTTGTTTCAGAGTTTATTGGATGCTCCCCATCACTAAGTGGGGCAATTCGAGTAAATCCATGGAATATTGATTCTGTAACTGAAGCCATGAATTCTGCCCTGATAGTCCCGGAGCCTGAAAAACAGATGCGACACGAGAAGCACCATAGGTATGTGAGTACGCATGATGTTGCATATTGGGCTCATAGTTTTTTGCAGGATCTTGAAAGGGCATGTAGGGATCATGTGAGGAGGAGGTGCTGGGGAATTGGTTTTGGTTTAGGTTTTCGAGTCATTGCCTTGGATCCAAATTTCAGAAAACTTTCAGTTGAACATATTGTTTCTGCCTATAAGAGGACCAAAAACCGGGCTATTCTATTGGATTACGATGGTACTATGATACTGCCAAGTTCAATTAGTAGGACTCCAAACATGGAGGCTGTTGGAGTCTTGAACAGCTTGTGTACAGACCCTAAgaatgttgttttccttgttagTGGGAAAGACAGGGAAACTCTTACTGAATGGTTTTCTTCTTGTGAAAAGCTTGGAATTGCTGCAGAGCATGGTTATTTTATGAG TTATgtagagaagaaaataatggaTAATGTGGCTTAG